In the Desulfobulbaceae bacterium genome, one interval contains:
- a CDS encoding flippase, producing MSIRKYTIINLAGSIIPMFVTLVTVPLYLKTLGDVRYGVLSLVWLILGYFGFMEMGLGKATANHLARLSEASDKERGVVFWSAFSVNAVLGTIAAIILWIIGSFLLTRVLKIPAEFQAESLAALPWMIATLPLALVSSVLNGALEGRNRFFTVNILQIASTIVFQVAPLVIAYIYSPSLSVVIPAAVLSRAFMNIPFLVACYSSVPLSRRPRFSREAVNSLLSYGGWVAVTGMIGPLLETIDRFLIGAILGAQAVTHYTLPYQLVTKARVIPSSLSRALFPKFSAAHHGDASHLAEDSFRLLVMIMTPIIILGIVLLKPFMIIWVGKDIATIASPLGEIFLFGIWANSLAYIPYSLLQGTGRPDIVAKFHTLEIGPFLALLWVSIHFFGLYGAAWAWTFRVLTDFIFLFRYSSMPNSSMKTMIIPAVMIISAIISLHNVANNIWPWHAAIGAFFVIWVGLWLIRLYKGSPLSKLFYKHKTASS from the coding sequence ATGAGCATACGCAAATATACTATTATTAACCTCGCCGGCTCAATCATCCCGATGTTTGTCACACTCGTCACGGTGCCTCTTTATCTGAAAACATTAGGTGATGTGCGCTATGGGGTACTCTCTCTTGTCTGGTTAATTTTGGGGTATTTCGGTTTTATGGAGATGGGACTAGGCAAGGCGACGGCAAATCATCTTGCACGACTCAGTGAGGCTTCAGACAAAGAGCGAGGAGTTGTTTTCTGGAGTGCATTTTCTGTCAATGCAGTTCTCGGAACGATAGCAGCAATTATTCTTTGGATCATTGGCTCTTTTCTTTTAACAAGAGTGCTAAAGATCCCAGCTGAATTCCAAGCTGAATCTCTCGCTGCTCTACCCTGGATGATTGCTACGCTTCCGCTCGCCTTGGTTTCTTCCGTTCTAAACGGCGCACTTGAGGGGAGAAACCGTTTTTTTACTGTCAACATTCTACAAATTGCAAGTACGATCGTCTTTCAGGTAGCGCCCCTCGTCATTGCATACATATATAGCCCAAGCCTTTCAGTCGTTATCCCCGCCGCAGTATTGTCCCGCGCATTCATGAACATTCCATTTCTGGTAGCCTGTTATTCATCGGTGCCATTAAGTCGACGGCCAAGATTTTCAAGAGAAGCTGTCAACTCATTACTTTCCTATGGTGGATGGGTTGCTGTAACAGGCATGATTGGTCCTTTGCTTGAAACTATCGACCGTTTTCTGATTGGTGCCATCCTAGGAGCACAAGCTGTTACCCACTACACCCTACCATATCAATTGGTTACCAAAGCGAGAGTTATACCCTCAAGCCTGTCACGAGCACTTTTTCCAAAATTCTCTGCTGCTCATCATGGGGATGCAAGTCATTTAGCCGAAGATTCATTTAGATTACTTGTGATGATTATGACGCCAATTATTATATTAGGAATTGTTCTCCTGAAACCATTCATGATTATCTGGGTTGGTAAAGATATAGCGACAATAGCGTCCCCTCTAGGAGAAATATTTCTCTTCGGAATATGGGCTAACAGCTTAGCATACATACCATATTCTTTACTGCAGGGTACGGGGCGGCCTGACATTGTTGCAAAATTTCACACTCTGGAAATTGGTCCATTCCTGGCCCTTCTATGGGTATCGATACACTTCTTTGGTCTCTATGGTGCTGCTTGGGCATGGACTTTCCGAGTACTTACTGACTTCATTTTCCTTTTTCGATATTCTAGCATGCCGAATAGTTCAATGAAAACTATGATTATTCCTGCTGTAATGATTATCAGCGCTATTATCAGTTTACATAATGTCGCAAACAATATTTGGCCCTGGCATGCTGCAATAGGGGCATTTTTTGTTATTTGGGTCGGACTTTGGCTCATAAGATTGTATAAGGGGAGTCCGTTATCTAAGTTGTTCTATAAACATAAAACTGCTTCATCTTAA